In Nocardioides faecalis, the following proteins share a genomic window:
- a CDS encoding gamma-aminobutyraldehyde dehydrogenase, whose translation MTTLRNLIDGELVDAADGATYDVVNPATGKAYTTAPASGAEDVDRAMRAADRAFASWGETTPKERQEALLRIAQALEDRSDELVRVECENTGKPLAVTAEEELPPCVDQLRFFAGAARVLEGRGSAEYLADHTSWIRREPIGVVAQVTPWNYPLMMAIWKIAPALAAGNTVVLKPSDTTPASTVLLAELANEHLPPGVLNVVCGNRDTGRALVQHPTPRLVAITGSVRAGTEVATAAAADVKRVHLELGGKAPVVVFDDADVASAAEAIATGGYFNAGQDCTAATRVLVADGIHDDFVAALAEQAKATRTGLPEDAGVLYGALNNPDQLARVAGMVDRLPDHATIHAGGSTAEVAGGEGGYFYAPTVVSGLRQPDEASQDEIFGPVITVQRFAEEAEALRCANDVRYGLSASVWTKDHARAMRMSKRLDFGVVWINTHIPFVSEMPHGGFGHSGYGKDLSMYGLEDYTRIKHVMSYIGE comes from the coding sequence ATGACCACGCTGCGCAACCTCATCGACGGCGAGCTCGTCGACGCCGCCGACGGAGCCACGTACGACGTCGTGAACCCCGCGACCGGCAAGGCTTACACCACCGCGCCCGCCAGCGGCGCCGAGGACGTCGACCGCGCCATGCGCGCCGCGGACCGGGCCTTCGCATCCTGGGGCGAGACCACACCCAAGGAGCGGCAGGAGGCGCTGCTGCGGATCGCGCAGGCACTGGAGGACCGCAGCGACGAGCTGGTCCGCGTCGAGTGCGAGAACACCGGAAAGCCGCTCGCGGTGACCGCCGAGGAGGAGCTGCCGCCGTGCGTGGACCAGCTGCGGTTCTTCGCCGGCGCGGCGCGGGTGCTGGAGGGGCGCGGCAGCGCCGAGTACCTCGCGGACCACACCTCCTGGATCCGGCGCGAGCCGATCGGGGTGGTGGCGCAGGTGACGCCGTGGAACTACCCCCTGATGATGGCGATCTGGAAGATCGCGCCCGCGCTGGCCGCCGGGAACACCGTGGTGCTCAAGCCCAGCGACACCACCCCGGCCAGCACCGTGCTGCTGGCCGAGCTCGCCAACGAGCACCTGCCCCCCGGCGTCCTCAATGTCGTGTGCGGCAACCGCGACACCGGACGCGCGCTGGTGCAGCACCCCACGCCCCGGCTGGTGGCGATCACCGGCTCGGTGCGGGCGGGCACCGAGGTCGCCACCGCGGCGGCCGCCGACGTCAAGCGGGTGCACCTCGAGCTCGGCGGCAAGGCGCCCGTGGTCGTCTTCGACGACGCCGACGTCGCCTCCGCCGCCGAGGCGATCGCCACCGGCGGGTACTTCAACGCCGGCCAGGACTGCACCGCCGCGACCCGGGTGCTGGTCGCCGACGGCATCCACGACGACTTCGTGGCCGCGCTGGCCGAGCAGGCCAAGGCCACCCGGACGGGCCTGCCTGAGGACGCCGGTGTGCTCTACGGCGCCCTCAACAACCCCGACCAGCTGGCGCGGGTGGCCGGGATGGTCGACCGGCTCCCCGACCACGCCACCATCCACGCCGGCGGGTCGACCGCCGAGGTCGCCGGCGGCGAGGGCGGCTACTTCTACGCCCCCACCGTGGTCTCCGGGCTGCGTCAGCCGGACGAGGCGTCGCAGGACGAGATCTTCGGGCCGGTGATCACCGTGCAGCGCTTCGCCGAGGAGGCCGAGGCGCTGCGCTGCGCCAACGACGTGCGCTACGGGCTCTCCGCCAGCGTGTGGACCAAGGACCATGCCCGTGCGATGCGGATGTCGAAGCGTCTGGACTTCGGGGTGGTGTGGATCAACACCCACATCCCGTTCGTCTCGGAGATGCCGCACGGCGGTTTCGGGCACTCCGGCTACGGCAAGGACCTGTCGATGTACGGCCTGGAGGACTACACCCGCATCAAGCACGTCATGTCCTACATCGGGGAGTGA
- a CDS encoding ABC transporter permease, producing the protein MSALQRAGRWIGDHLVMALGALVLVYMFIPIAVVMLMSFNDNSRSRNVYAFRDFTLANWADPCKPDGMCSAVLRSVEISLLATLVATILGTLASFALVRHRFAGRSVINSMIFLPMAAPEIVMGSSLLALFVSAGFGGRLGFWTILIAHVSFCLSFVVVTVKARLNGLDENLEQAAMDLYANEATTFWRVTFPLVFPGILAAALLSFSLSFDDFIITNLNAGQTVTFPMYVWGVSQRGVPMQVNVIGTVMFLLSMTLVLGNMLASRRRART; encoded by the coding sequence GTGAGCGCCCTGCAGCGAGCCGGCCGATGGATCGGTGACCACCTGGTGATGGCGCTGGGCGCGCTGGTGCTGGTCTACATGTTCATCCCGATCGCGGTCGTGATGCTGATGAGCTTCAACGACAACAGCCGCTCACGCAACGTCTACGCGTTCCGCGACTTCACGCTGGCCAACTGGGCGGACCCGTGCAAGCCCGACGGCATGTGCTCGGCGGTGCTGCGCAGCGTCGAGATCAGCCTGCTCGCCACCCTGGTCGCCACGATCCTGGGCACCCTCGCCTCGTTCGCCCTGGTGCGCCACCGCTTCGCCGGCCGGTCGGTGATCAACTCGATGATCTTCCTGCCGATGGCGGCACCGGAGATCGTGATGGGCTCCTCCCTGCTCGCCCTCTTCGTCTCCGCCGGCTTCGGTGGGCGGCTGGGCTTCTGGACCATCCTCATCGCCCACGTCTCGTTCTGCCTGTCGTTCGTGGTGGTCACCGTCAAGGCGCGCCTCAACGGCCTCGACGAGAACCTCGAGCAGGCCGCGATGGACCTCTACGCCAACGAGGCGACGACGTTCTGGCGGGTCACCTTCCCGCTGGTCTTCCCCGGCATCCTGGCCGCCGCGCTGCTCAGCTTCTCGCTGTCGTTCGACGACTTCATCATCACCAACCTCAACGCCGGCCAGACCGTCACCTTCCCGATGTACGTCTGGGGCGTCTCCCAGCGCGGCGTGCCGATGCAGGTCAACGTCATCGGCACGGTGATGTTCCTGCTCTCGATGACCCTCGTCCTGGGCAACATGCTCGCCAGCCGCAGGCGCGCTCGCACCTGA
- a CDS encoding aspartate aminotransferase family protein translates to MTYDEQTHAALQQSARDHLWMHFTRMSSYDTADVPVMVRGEGAYVWDAKGRRYLDALGGLFVSQLGHGRTELAEVAAKQASELAFFPLWSYAHPSAIELAEKVAGYAPGDLNRVFFTSGGGEAVESAWKLAKNYFKLVGKPMKHKVISRAIAYHGTTQGALSITGLPGLKQQFEPLVPSTFRVPNTNHYRAPSFLAGPDGTVDEEVFGRWAADQIAVAIEAEGPDTVAAVFLEPVQNAGGCFPPPPGYFARVREICDAYDVLLVSDEVICAFGRLGHMFGAERYGYQPDIITCAKGITSGYAPLGAMIASERLYEPFAHGAETFAHGYTFGGHPVATAVAVKNLEIFETEGVLEHVRAQEGSFRKTLEKLGDLPIVGDVRGDGYFYGIELVKDKSTKQTFDADESERLLRGFLSKALFDAGLYCRADDRGDPVIQLSPPLICDQQHFDEIEQVLRSVLTEAQSLL, encoded by the coding sequence GTGACCTACGACGAGCAGACGCACGCCGCGCTCCAGCAGTCCGCGCGCGACCACCTGTGGATGCACTTCACGCGGATGTCCTCCTACGACACCGCCGACGTGCCGGTGATGGTGCGCGGCGAGGGTGCCTACGTCTGGGACGCCAAGGGGCGCCGCTACCTCGACGCCCTCGGCGGGCTGTTCGTGAGCCAGCTCGGCCACGGGCGCACCGAGCTCGCCGAGGTCGCCGCGAAGCAGGCGAGCGAGCTCGCGTTCTTCCCGTTGTGGTCCTACGCCCATCCCAGCGCCATCGAGCTGGCCGAGAAGGTGGCCGGCTACGCGCCCGGCGACCTGAACCGGGTCTTCTTCACCTCCGGCGGCGGCGAGGCGGTCGAGTCGGCCTGGAAGCTGGCGAAGAACTATTTCAAGCTCGTCGGCAAGCCGATGAAGCACAAGGTGATCTCCCGCGCGATCGCCTACCACGGCACCACCCAGGGGGCGTTGTCCATCACCGGCCTGCCCGGGCTCAAGCAGCAGTTCGAGCCGCTGGTGCCCTCCACCTTCCGGGTGCCCAACACCAACCACTACCGGGCCCCGTCGTTCCTCGCCGGTCCCGACGGCACCGTCGACGAGGAGGTATTCGGACGCTGGGCCGCCGACCAGATCGCGGTGGCCATCGAGGCGGAGGGCCCCGACACCGTCGCCGCCGTCTTCCTCGAGCCCGTGCAGAACGCCGGCGGGTGCTTCCCGCCGCCGCCCGGCTACTTCGCCCGGGTCCGCGAGATCTGCGACGCCTACGACGTCCTGCTCGTCTCCGACGAGGTCATCTGCGCCTTCGGCCGGCTCGGGCACATGTTCGGCGCCGAGCGCTACGGCTACCAGCCCGACATCATCACCTGCGCCAAGGGCATCACGTCCGGCTACGCCCCGCTCGGCGCGATGATCGCCTCCGAGCGGCTCTACGAGCCCTTCGCCCACGGCGCCGAGACGTTCGCGCACGGCTACACGTTCGGCGGCCACCCCGTCGCCACCGCGGTCGCGGTGAAGAACCTGGAGATCTTCGAGACCGAGGGCGTGCTCGAGCACGTCCGCGCCCAGGAGGGCTCCTTCCGCAAGACGCTGGAGAAGCTCGGTGACCTGCCGATCGTCGGCGACGTGCGCGGCGACGGGTACTTCTACGGGATCGAGCTCGTCAAGGACAAGAGCACCAAGCAGACCTTCGACGCCGACGAGTCCGAGCGGCTGCTGCGCGGGTTCCTGTCCAAGGCGCTCTTCGACGCCGGGCTCTACTGCCGCGCCGACGACCGCGGCGACCCGGTCATCCAGCTCTCGCCGCCGCTGATCTGCGACCAGCAGCACTTCGACGAGATCGAGCAGGTGCTGCGCAGCGTGCTCACCGAGGCCCAGAGCCTGCTCTGA
- a CDS encoding ABC transporter permease yields MGKGRFTGYWLLLPGALWLAVFFVVPLYSLLAASLYDPEGSVLTGYDVSYRFANFTDALAEFWQPLVRSLIYAGIATVICLVLGYVLAYAIAFKAGRWRTLLLVLVIAPFFTSFLVRTLSWKLILGDDGFVVGTLQTLHLMGPDDRLLATPVAVIAGLTYNFLPFMVLPLYASLEKIDPRLIEAAGDLYASPTRGFFKVTVPLSMPGVVAGTLLTFIPAAGDYINAELLGSPNERMVGNVIQNLFTTTGDYATAGALSVVLMVLIVAMVVAYIRKSGTEDLV; encoded by the coding sequence GTGGGCAAGGGGCGCTTTACCGGTTACTGGCTGCTGCTGCCCGGGGCGCTGTGGCTGGCCGTGTTCTTCGTCGTCCCGCTCTACTCCCTGCTGGCCGCGAGCCTCTACGACCCCGAGGGCTCCGTCCTGACCGGGTACGACGTCTCCTACCGCTTCGCGAACTTCACCGACGCGCTGGCCGAGTTCTGGCAGCCGCTGGTCCGCTCGCTCATCTACGCCGGGATCGCCACCGTCATCTGCCTGGTCCTGGGCTACGTGCTGGCCTACGCGATCGCGTTCAAGGCGGGCCGGTGGCGCACCTTGTTGCTGGTGCTGGTGATCGCGCCGTTCTTCACCAGCTTCCTGGTCCGCACGCTGTCGTGGAAGCTGATCCTCGGCGACGACGGGTTCGTGGTGGGCACACTGCAGACGCTGCACCTGATGGGACCCGACGACCGGCTGCTGGCGACACCGGTGGCGGTCATCGCCGGGCTGACCTACAACTTCCTGCCGTTCATGGTGCTGCCGCTGTACGCCAGCCTGGAGAAGATCGACCCCCGCCTCATCGAGGCGGCCGGCGACCTCTACGCCTCCCCCACCCGGGGCTTCTTCAAGGTGACGGTCCCGCTGTCCATGCCCGGTGTCGTGGCCGGCACCCTGCTCACCTTCATCCCCGCCGCGGGGGACTACATCAACGCCGAGCTGCTGGGCAGCCCCAACGAACGCATGGTCGGCAACGTCATCCAGAACCTGTTCACCACCACCGGCGACTACGCCACCGCCGGCGCGCTGTCGGTGGTGCTGATGGTGCTGATCGTGGCGATGGTCGTGGCCTACATCCGCAAGTCCGGGACGGAGGACCTGGTGTGA
- a CDS encoding saccharopine dehydrogenase family protein, translated as MTAMRILLVGAGGVGGAFAAIAARRDFFETLVVADHDLARAERAAGIDERYVAAQVDASSTDAVLALCREHRITHVMNAVDPVFDMPVFDAALAAGADYVDMAMSLSRPHPEAPYERCGVKLGDEQFAKAGQWETAGRLALVGMGVEPGLSDVFARYAADHLFSEIDELGTRDGADLVVTDEHGNEVFAPSFSMWTTIEECLNPPVIWTGDGSGAGTWHTTAPFSEPELFDFPEGIGPVECVNVEHEEVLLMPRWIDCRRATFKYGLGEELITILKVLHTLGLDSTEKVRVKGVEVSPRDVVAAVLPDPAGIGPRMRGKTCAGLWVTGTGKDGRPRSTYLYHVVDNEWSMAEYGHQCVVWQTAINPVVALELLATGVWQGSGVLGPEAFDAVPFLDLLTAYGSPWGIEDREPAVLVSTPVHGAGRIAPADAPPLS; from the coding sequence ATGACCGCGATGCGGATCCTGCTCGTCGGCGCCGGCGGCGTGGGCGGCGCGTTCGCCGCGATCGCCGCACGCCGGGACTTCTTCGAGACGCTCGTGGTCGCCGACCACGACCTCGCCCGGGCCGAGCGGGCCGCCGGCATCGACGAGCGGTACGTCGCCGCACAGGTCGACGCCTCGAGCACCGACGCCGTGCTCGCCCTGTGCCGCGAGCACCGCATCACCCACGTGATGAACGCCGTCGACCCGGTCTTCGACATGCCCGTCTTCGACGCCGCGCTGGCCGCCGGCGCGGACTACGTCGACATGGCGATGTCGCTGTCCCGGCCGCACCCGGAGGCGCCGTACGAGCGCTGCGGGGTGAAGCTGGGCGACGAGCAGTTCGCCAAGGCCGGGCAGTGGGAGACGGCCGGCCGGCTCGCCCTGGTCGGCATGGGCGTCGAGCCGGGGCTCTCCGACGTGTTCGCCCGCTACGCCGCCGACCACCTGTTCTCCGAGATCGACGAGCTCGGCACCCGCGACGGCGCCGACCTGGTGGTCACCGACGAGCACGGCAACGAGGTCTTCGCACCGTCTTTCTCGATGTGGACCACCATCGAGGAGTGCCTGAACCCGCCGGTGATCTGGACCGGTGACGGATCCGGGGCGGGCACGTGGCACACCACCGCGCCGTTCAGCGAGCCGGAGCTCTTCGACTTCCCCGAGGGCATCGGGCCGGTCGAGTGCGTCAACGTCGAGCACGAGGAGGTGCTCCTGATGCCGCGCTGGATCGACTGCCGCCGAGCCACGTTCAAGTACGGGCTGGGCGAGGAGCTCATCACCATCCTCAAGGTGCTGCACACCCTCGGCCTCGACTCGACCGAGAAGGTCCGGGTCAAGGGCGTCGAGGTCAGCCCCCGCGACGTCGTCGCCGCCGTGCTGCCCGACCCCGCCGGCATCGGCCCCCGGATGCGGGGGAAGACGTGCGCCGGGCTGTGGGTCACCGGCACCGGCAAGGACGGCCGGCCGCGCTCGACGTACCTCTACCACGTCGTCGACAACGAGTGGTCCATGGCCGAGTACGGGCACCAGTGCGTGGTCTGGCAGACCGCGATCAACCCGGTCGTCGCCCTGGAGCTGCTCGCCACCGGCGTGTGGCAGGGCAGCGGCGTGCTCGGCCCGGAGGCCTTCGACGCGGTGCCGTTCCTCGACCTGCTCACCGCCTACGGCTCCCCGTGGGGCATCGAGGACCGGGAGCCGGCGGTCCTGGTGAGCACGCCGGTGCACGGCGCCGGGCGGATCGCCCCGGCCGACGCTCCCCCGCTGTCATGA